A region from the Wansuia hejianensis genome encodes:
- the ybaK gene encoding Cys-tRNA(Pro) deacylase produces MSKETKTNAMRILDRMKIPYRVIQYECDEFIDGLHTAQKTGAPVEQSFKTLVTRGKSGQYYVVVIPIAEEVNLKNAAKLAGEKSLEMIHVKEITGITGYVRGGCSPIGMKKQFPTFIHESAMQYSEIYISGGRIGTTLCLSPTDLLTACEGTYGNLT; encoded by the coding sequence ATGTCGAAGGAAACAAAAACTAATGCCATGCGTATACTGGACCGGATGAAGATCCCTTACAGGGTCATCCAGTACGAATGTGATGAATTTATCGATGGGCTTCATACTGCGCAAAAGACCGGAGCTCCGGTGGAGCAGTCTTTTAAAACCCTTGTCACCAGGGGGAAGAGCGGACAGTATTATGTAGTGGTAATACCAATTGCGGAAGAAGTAAATCTAAAAAATGCCGCGAAGCTGGCCGGTGAAAAGTCGCTGGAAATGATCCATGTAAAAGAGATTACAGGAATCACCGGCTACGTCAGAGGCGGCTGCAGCCCGATCGGAATGAAAAAACAATTTCCCACATTTATCCATGAATCGGCCATGCAGTATAGTGAAATTTACATAAGCGGAGGCAGGATTGGTACTACCCTTTGTCTGTCTCCTACAGACCTGCTGACAGCTTGTGAGGGAACGTATGGTAATCTCACATGA
- a CDS encoding polya polymerase produces MKIENIKDIDKFFEVVDSCKGRVELITGEGDRLNLKSKLCQYVSLANIFSNGEIPELEIIASEKEDVDKLLNFMING; encoded by the coding sequence ATGAAAATTGAGAATATTAAAGACATTGACAAATTTTTTGAAGTAGTGGACAGCTGCAAAGGACGTGTAGAGCTGATAACCGGAGAAGGTGACAGGCTGAATCTGAAGTCCAAACTCTGCCAGTACGTTTCTCTGGCTAATATTTTCTCCAATGGCGAGATTCCGGAGCTGGAGATTATCGCATCTGAGAAAGAAGATGTTGATAAGCTGTTAAACTTCATGATTAACGGCTGA
- a CDS encoding NADase-type glycan-binding domain-containing protein, which translates to MMIGIILAWAVVVAGIGAYFGVSHFLDRDETASSSHESDDKKDRGDEKTPTETPAPSKEPTVTPTKEATATATPTPTPTEEPEEITASLVDRSSVSMTGYYRAPVRQATASSTVVQEGYDNSANMVLDGDDSTSWQEGADGDGIDEFLNFKLDGEQEVKYLTFKLGNWRDQERYEMNNRPKTMTVWLDDLSFSITFPNEKKEFCVELSSECKASEIYVRIDSVYEGTEWDDTCISEIGIYGK; encoded by the coding sequence ATGATGATTGGGATTATCTTGGCTTGGGCGGTTGTGGTTGCAGGGATCGGCGCTTATTTTGGCGTCTCACACTTCCTGGACAGGGATGAGACTGCCAGCAGCAGCCATGAGAGTGATGATAAGAAGGACAGGGGTGATGAGAAAACCCCGACGGAGACACCGGCGCCTTCCAAAGAACCGACTGTGACACCGACGAAGGAGGCCACTGCTACGGCTACGCCCACTCCCACTCCAACGGAAGAACCGGAGGAAATTACGGCTTCTCTGGTGGACCGGTCTTCTGTCAGCATGACAGGATATTACCGGGCGCCCGTCAGACAGGCCACAGCATCTTCGACGGTGGTGCAGGAGGGCTATGACAATTCAGCAAATATGGTGCTGGACGGTGACGATTCAACATCCTGGCAGGAGGGTGCGGACGGCGACGGCATTGACGAATTCCTGAACTTTAAGCTGGATGGAGAGCAGGAGGTGAAGTATCTGACCTTTAAGCTGGGGAACTGGCGGGATCAGGAAAGATATGAGATGAATAACCGCCCAAAAACTATGACCGTCTGGCTGGATGATCTGAGCTTTTCGATTACCTTTCCGAACGAAAAGAAAGAGTTCTGCGTGGAGCTGTCATCTGAATGTAAGGCATCTGAAATTTATGTGAGGATTGACAGCGTGTATGAAGGTACAGAATGGGATGACACCTGTATATCGGAAATAGGAATATATGGTAAGTAA
- a CDS encoding M15 family metallopeptidase, whose protein sequence is MKEHINRRALVLILVCAVLLGTVILFLAGRYHSVSGENRDLRAELAQKEEELEKLREKEEAPASTPVPAAVETPSPAPTEAPSYIGDLENVEAGTIVAEEEIDREHLEQYFASYEISDALFGRIYGDDRSFKTYCTVPREDLRYIKVLHYGFDQQIHVGELMVNYLLAEDMTSIFQSLFENRYEIEKMYLIDNYDADDDLSCNENNTSCFNFRLVTGGSTLSNHATGCAIDINPRNNPYVTIDGDGIKHWENVDAELYIDRTNPDAAAMHMITHEDLCYQLFAERGYTWGGDWANPIDYQHFEKVVY, encoded by the coding sequence ATGAAGGAGCATATAAACCGCAGGGCATTAGTGCTGATTCTGGTCTGTGCGGTTCTTTTAGGCACCGTTATTCTGTTTCTGGCCGGCAGGTATCATTCCGTATCCGGAGAGAACAGAGATCTGAGGGCGGAGCTGGCACAGAAGGAAGAAGAGCTGGAGAAGCTGAGAGAAAAAGAAGAGGCGCCGGCTTCTACGCCCGTACCGGCTGCCGTTGAGACGCCGTCTCCTGCCCCGACAGAAGCTCCGTCCTATATAGGAGACCTGGAAAATGTTGAAGCCGGGACGATTGTGGCTGAGGAAGAAATTGACCGGGAACATTTGGAACAGTATTTTGCGAGTTATGAAATATCCGACGCCTTGTTCGGGAGAATTTACGGGGATGACCGGTCCTTTAAGACCTATTGCACGGTTCCGAGGGAGGACCTCCGGTATATAAAGGTACTCCATTATGGATTCGACCAGCAGATTCATGTGGGAGAATTGATGGTTAACTATCTTCTGGCGGAAGATATGACGTCCATATTTCAGTCACTTTTCGAAAACCGGTATGAGATTGAAAAAATGTATCTGATTGATAATTATGACGCGGACGATGATCTTTCGTGCAATGAAAATAATACCTCCTGCTTTAATTTCCGCCTTGTGACAGGGGGCAGCACCCTTTCTAATCACGCCACGGGCTGTGCGATTGATATCAATCCCAGGAATAATCCGTATGTTACGATCGACGGAGACGGAATCAAGCACTGGGAGAATGTGGACGCGGAGCTTTACATCGACCGCACGAATCCGGACGCGGCGGCGATGCACATGATTACCCATGAGGATCTCTGCTACCAGTTGTTCGCTGAGAGAGGATATACCTGGGGTGGAGACTGGGCAAATCCCATTGATTATCAGCATTTTGAAAAAGTGGTTTATTGA
- a CDS encoding ABC transporter ATP-binding protein: MRENLKKMVTYYKPYKGLFYSDMFFAILGAAVTLAIPLIVRYITGSVVNRPLQEATGLIMKLGILMVVMILVELGCNFYISYFGHIMGAKIEHDMRQEIFGHYQKLSFAFFDNQKVGHLLSRVTSDLFDISELLHHGPENIVISCIKLIGAFVILLTINPKLALVPILIVAAMVVYAVFLNGKMKNAFKDNRRKIADINGQIEDSLSGIRVVKSFGNETEEMRKFEVGNSRFVQSKRKSYWYMGFYNSGMGAFSTLITVGSLIAGAFLMTEQQLSAADLVTFLLYINNFTEPVKRLVDFTEQFQNGYSGYERFREIMNIAPDIADRPDAVHVERARGEVEFDHVCFHYEDNPEEVLRDVNLSVKEGEYVALVGSSGAGKTTLCSLIPRFYDTTGGTVRLDGTDVKDICLKDLRSQIGIVQQDVYLFAGTIIENIRYGRPDATDEEVVAAARAANAHEFIMSMPEGYQTDIGQRGVKLSGGQKQRLSIARVFLKNPPVLIFDEATSALDNESERVVQESLESLARNRTTFVIAHRLSTIRNARRILVLTEDGIAEEGTHKELLERNGVYAHLYQLQF; the protein is encoded by the coding sequence ATGCGTGAGAATCTTAAAAAAATGGTAACTTACTATAAACCTTATAAAGGGCTGTTTTATTCGGATATGTTTTTTGCGATCCTGGGAGCGGCTGTGACGCTGGCGATTCCGCTGATCGTCCGCTATATTACGGGTTCTGTGGTGAACCGGCCGCTTCAGGAGGCTACCGGCCTGATTATGAAGCTGGGGATTCTGATGGTTGTGATGATTCTGGTGGAGCTGGGATGTAATTTTTATATCTCTTATTTCGGGCATATTATGGGAGCGAAGATCGAGCATGATATGAGGCAGGAAATATTCGGCCACTATCAGAAGCTGTCGTTTGCCTTTTTTGACAACCAGAAGGTGGGGCATCTGCTTTCCAGGGTTACCAGTGATCTGTTTGATATCAGCGAGCTTCTGCATCATGGGCCGGAGAACATTGTAATTTCCTGCATTAAGCTGATCGGAGCGTTTGTGATCCTTCTGACCATCAATCCGAAGCTGGCCCTGGTTCCGATTCTGATCGTGGCCGCCATGGTGGTTTATGCAGTATTTCTCAACGGGAAGATGAAGAACGCATTTAAGGATAATAGGAGAAAAATCGCGGATATTAACGGGCAGATTGAAGACAGCCTGTCAGGAATCCGGGTAGTGAAGTCTTTTGGAAATGAGACGGAGGAAATGCGGAAATTCGAGGTAGGAAACAGCCGTTTTGTCCAGTCCAAAAGGAAAAGCTATTGGTATATGGGATTTTATAATTCCGGGATGGGCGCTTTTTCCACGCTGATTACGGTCGGATCTTTGATTGCGGGCGCTTTTCTGATGACGGAGCAGCAGCTTTCAGCGGCAGATCTGGTGACGTTTCTTTTGTATATTAATAATTTTACAGAGCCTGTGAAGAGGCTGGTAGATTTTACAGAGCAGTTTCAGAATGGGTATTCTGGTTATGAGAGATTCCGGGAGATCATGAATATCGCTCCCGATATCGCTGACAGGCCGGACGCCGTGCATGTAGAGCGCGCCCGGGGTGAGGTAGAGTTCGATCATGTGTGCTTTCATTATGAAGATAATCCGGAGGAAGTGCTGCGGGATGTAAACCTGTCGGTGAAGGAGGGGGAATATGTGGCGCTGGTGGGCAGTTCGGGGGCCGGTAAAACCACTTTGTGCAGTCTGATCCCCAGATTCTACGATACGACAGGCGGGACAGTACGTCTGGACGGGACGGATGTGAAGGATATCTGCCTGAAGGACCTCAGAAGCCAGATCGGAATTGTGCAGCAGGATGTTTATCTGTTCGCAGGCACGATTATCGAGAATATCCGGTATGGGCGTCCAGATGCCACGGATGAGGAAGTGGTTGCCGCGGCCAGGGCGGCAAATGCCCATGAGTTTATTATGAGTATGCCGGAAGGATACCAGACAGATATCGGACAGAGGGGTGTGAAGCTGTCGGGAGGACAGAAGCAGAGACTTTCCATTGCCAGAGTATTTCTGAAAAATCCTCCGGTGCTTATATTTGATGAGGCTACATCAGCTCTGGATAACGAAAGTGAACGGGTAGTACAGGAATCACTGGAAAGCCTGGCAAGGAACCGTACGACGTTTGTCATCGCCCACAGGCTGTCTACGATCCGGAATGCGCGCAGAATTCTGGTGCTGACGGAGGACGGCATAGCGGAGGAGGGCACACACAAGGAACTGCTGGAGAGAAACGGTGTATACGCACATCTGTATCAGCTCCAATTCTGA
- a CDS encoding HD domain-containing protein, giving the protein MTYKELKKTEEINTYIEQGNLVLGAMGFTEHSGVHASKVAVTAGNILQELGYDDHQIELARMAGYLHDIGNSINREDHAHTGALMAFQLLREMNMSPADIAIIITAIGNHDEKSGAAVDPVSAAIILADKTDVRRNRVRNKIKATFDKHDRVNYAAAASSLEINIEKKQITLNIELDEQICSIMDYFEIFLQRMLMCRRAAEILGLKFKVMANGHKVG; this is encoded by the coding sequence TTGACGTACAAAGAATTAAAGAAAACAGAAGAGATCAACACATATATTGAGCAGGGCAACCTCGTACTGGGAGCCATGGGCTTCACGGAGCATTCCGGCGTTCACGCATCTAAGGTGGCAGTTACAGCCGGAAATATTCTGCAGGAGCTGGGATATGATGACCATCAGATAGAGCTGGCCCGGATGGCCGGCTATCTCCACGATATCGGAAACAGCATTAACCGGGAAGACCACGCACACACCGGCGCCCTGATGGCATTTCAGCTTTTGCGGGAAATGAATATGAGCCCGGCAGACATCGCAATTATCATCACCGCCATCGGCAACCATGACGAGAAATCCGGCGCCGCCGTAGATCCCGTCTCTGCCGCCATCATCCTGGCCGACAAGACCGACGTCCGCCGCAACCGGGTGCGCAATAAAATCAAGGCCACCTTCGACAAGCACGACAGGGTCAACTATGCCGCAGCCGCTTCCAGTCTGGAAATCAACATTGAGAAAAAACAGATCACATTAAATATCGAACTGGATGAACAGATTTGTTCAATTATGGATTATTTTGAGATATTCCTTCAGCGAATGCTGATGTGCCGCAGAGCGGCGGAG